A section of the Oreochromis niloticus isolate F11D_XX linkage group LG9, O_niloticus_UMD_NMBU, whole genome shotgun sequence genome encodes:
- the rnpc3 gene encoding RNA-binding region-containing protein 3 isoform X1: MLSNGVEEENTEVSLFTGWFWSKMNEDPVQTNCSKTLLVRHLPAELSEEEKEDLLKYFGAESVRVFSNRGRLKHAAFATFRSEKSAARALSRLHQLEVLDQTLVVEFAKGQDHITVLKDPPVSESGEHVKEEQKKQESKQPNIPIIETGVAPSLGLKFQSNPTLKYLYPPPSNGILTNIMHALMSVPKFYVQVLHLMNKMNLPCPFGPVTARPPMFELLPPAPPIPMPPPFPPDYPPLPEEEMEMSSEEESEYESGDDEDKERIVRLMGLVNQACKRPLRPKTASKRKKPKIKDLLYAPKPDSQSAPALQPSDVFEQPHAAGPRKIEFRISAPDVAAAVEGSRPAQPEDDEGKALSIQVDQSEIKPSSNQEEAEAKGFGKLYFTQASKQQEERGDNEQDLVSDVISRKELEKGRLSRDEIKRMSVFKNYEPGEPTCRLYVKNIAKQVEEKELKYIYGRYINLSSEEERNMFDIVLMKEGRMKGQAFVGLPSVQSAEKALQETNGYVLYDKPLVVQFARSARPKQDNTDTKRGPKQR; this comes from the exons ATGCTGTCAAATGGTGTAGAAGAAGAGAATACGGAAGTGAGTTTGTTTACTGGCTGGTTTTGGAG CAAAATGAATGAAGACCCGGTCCAAACAAACTGCAGCAAAACACTGCTTGTCCGCCACTTACCAGCTGAGCTCAGCGAGGAAGAGAAGGAAGACCTCCTGAAGTATTTCGGAGCTGAGTCAGTCAGAGTCTTCTCAAACAGAGGCCGCTTG AAACATGCAGCCTTTGCAACGTTTAGGAGTGAAAAGTCAGCGGCAAGG GCTCTCAGCAGACTCCATCAGTTAGAGGTTCTTGATCAGACACTCGTTGTGGAGTTTGCAAAAGGCCAAGATCACATAACAGTGCTGAAGGACCCGCCTGTGTCAGAAAG TGGTGAACATGTCAAAGAAGAGCAGAAGAAGCAGGAGAGCAAACAGCCAAATATTCCCATCATAGAGACGGGCGTTGCACCGAGTCTCGG GTTGAAGTTTCAATCAAATCCCACTTTGAAATATTTATATCCACCACCCTCTAATGGCATTCTGACAAATATAATGCACGCCCTCATGAGCGTGCCAAAGTTTTATGTTCAA GTACTTCATCTGATGAACAAGATGAATTTGCCGTGTCCTTTTGGCCCAGTCACAGCCAGACCACCCATG TTTGAACTCCTGCCTCCTGCTCCACCCATCCCCATGCCTCCTCCCTTCCCTCCCGATTATCCCCCTTTACCAGAGGAGGAGATGGAAATGAGCAGCGAGGAAGAATCCGAGTATGAGAGTGGAGACGACGAAGACAAAGAGAG GATTGTTCGTCTGATGGGCCTGGTCAACCAAGCATGCAAGCGACCCTTGAGACCAAAAACAGCTTCAAAACGAAAGAAGCCCAAGATCAAGGATCTACTCTATGCTCCCAAGCCAGACTCTCAGAG TGCTCCTGCTCTGCAGCCCTCGGATGTGTTTGAGCAGCCCCACGCCGCCGGTCCGAGGAAAATTGAGTTCCGCATTTCAGCTCCGGATGTAGCAGCTGCTGTTGAAGGAAGTAGGCCAGCTCAGCCTGAAGACGACGAAGGCAAAG CATTGTCCATTCAAGTGGATCAGAGCGAGATCAAGCCCAGCAGCAATCAGGAGGAAGCAGAGGCTAAAGGTTTTGGGAAGCTTTACTTCACGCAGGCAtcaaagcagcaggaggagcGCGGCGACAACGAGCAGGATCTCGTCTCAGATGTCATCTCGAGGAAGGAGCTGGAGAAAGGACGGCTGTCAAGAGATG AGATAAAAAGGATGTCTGTGTTTAAAAATTATGAACCTGGCGAGCCGACCTGCAGACTATACGTGAAGAACATTGCAAAGCAAGTGGAAGAGAAG GAGCTGAAGTACATCTATGGGAGATACATTAACCTCTCGTCAGAAGAGGAGAGAAACAT GTTTGACATTGTGTTAATGAAGGAGGGGCGGATGAAAGGGCAGGCCTTCGTCGGACTCCCCAGTGTGCAGAGTGCAGAGAAAGCCCTGCAGGAAACCAACGGCTACGTACTTTATGACAAACCTCTGGTTGTT CAATTTGCTCGATCTGCAAGACCAAAACAAGACAACACGGATACCAAGAGAGGGCCAAAACAGAGGTGA
- the rnpc3 gene encoding RNA-binding region-containing protein 3 isoform X2 encodes MNEDPVQTNCSKTLLVRHLPAELSEEEKEDLLKYFGAESVRVFSNRGRLKHAAFATFRSEKSAARALSRLHQLEVLDQTLVVEFAKGQDHITVLKDPPVSESGEHVKEEQKKQESKQPNIPIIETGVAPSLGLKFQSNPTLKYLYPPPSNGILTNIMHALMSVPKFYVQVLHLMNKMNLPCPFGPVTARPPMFELLPPAPPIPMPPPFPPDYPPLPEEEMEMSSEEESEYESGDDEDKERIVRLMGLVNQACKRPLRPKTASKRKKPKIKDLLYAPKPDSQSAPALQPSDVFEQPHAAGPRKIEFRISAPDVAAAVEGSRPAQPEDDEGKALSIQVDQSEIKPSSNQEEAEAKGFGKLYFTQASKQQEERGDNEQDLVSDVISRKELEKGRLSRDEIKRMSVFKNYEPGEPTCRLYVKNIAKQVEEKELKYIYGRYINLSSEEERNMFDIVLMKEGRMKGQAFVGLPSVQSAEKALQETNGYVLYDKPLVVQFARSARPKQDNTDTKRGPKQR; translated from the exons ATGAATGAAGACCCGGTCCAAACAAACTGCAGCAAAACACTGCTTGTCCGCCACTTACCAGCTGAGCTCAGCGAGGAAGAGAAGGAAGACCTCCTGAAGTATTTCGGAGCTGAGTCAGTCAGAGTCTTCTCAAACAGAGGCCGCTTG AAACATGCAGCCTTTGCAACGTTTAGGAGTGAAAAGTCAGCGGCAAGG GCTCTCAGCAGACTCCATCAGTTAGAGGTTCTTGATCAGACACTCGTTGTGGAGTTTGCAAAAGGCCAAGATCACATAACAGTGCTGAAGGACCCGCCTGTGTCAGAAAG TGGTGAACATGTCAAAGAAGAGCAGAAGAAGCAGGAGAGCAAACAGCCAAATATTCCCATCATAGAGACGGGCGTTGCACCGAGTCTCGG GTTGAAGTTTCAATCAAATCCCACTTTGAAATATTTATATCCACCACCCTCTAATGGCATTCTGACAAATATAATGCACGCCCTCATGAGCGTGCCAAAGTTTTATGTTCAA GTACTTCATCTGATGAACAAGATGAATTTGCCGTGTCCTTTTGGCCCAGTCACAGCCAGACCACCCATG TTTGAACTCCTGCCTCCTGCTCCACCCATCCCCATGCCTCCTCCCTTCCCTCCCGATTATCCCCCTTTACCAGAGGAGGAGATGGAAATGAGCAGCGAGGAAGAATCCGAGTATGAGAGTGGAGACGACGAAGACAAAGAGAG GATTGTTCGTCTGATGGGCCTGGTCAACCAAGCATGCAAGCGACCCTTGAGACCAAAAACAGCTTCAAAACGAAAGAAGCCCAAGATCAAGGATCTACTCTATGCTCCCAAGCCAGACTCTCAGAG TGCTCCTGCTCTGCAGCCCTCGGATGTGTTTGAGCAGCCCCACGCCGCCGGTCCGAGGAAAATTGAGTTCCGCATTTCAGCTCCGGATGTAGCAGCTGCTGTTGAAGGAAGTAGGCCAGCTCAGCCTGAAGACGACGAAGGCAAAG CATTGTCCATTCAAGTGGATCAGAGCGAGATCAAGCCCAGCAGCAATCAGGAGGAAGCAGAGGCTAAAGGTTTTGGGAAGCTTTACTTCACGCAGGCAtcaaagcagcaggaggagcGCGGCGACAACGAGCAGGATCTCGTCTCAGATGTCATCTCGAGGAAGGAGCTGGAGAAAGGACGGCTGTCAAGAGATG AGATAAAAAGGATGTCTGTGTTTAAAAATTATGAACCTGGCGAGCCGACCTGCAGACTATACGTGAAGAACATTGCAAAGCAAGTGGAAGAGAAG GAGCTGAAGTACATCTATGGGAGATACATTAACCTCTCGTCAGAAGAGGAGAGAAACAT GTTTGACATTGTGTTAATGAAGGAGGGGCGGATGAAAGGGCAGGCCTTCGTCGGACTCCCCAGTGTGCAGAGTGCAGAGAAAGCCCTGCAGGAAACCAACGGCTACGTACTTTATGACAAACCTCTGGTTGTT CAATTTGCTCGATCTGCAAGACCAAAACAAGACAACACGGATACCAAGAGAGGGCCAAAACAGAGGTGA